From Cryptococcus neoformans var. neoformans B-3501A chromosome 6, whole genome shotgun sequence, the proteins below share one genomic window:
- a CDS encoding hypothetical protein (HMMPfam hit to Peptidase_M20, Peptidase family M20/M25/M40, score: 114.5, E(): 2.4e-31; HMMPfam hit to WD40, WD domain, G-beta repeat, score: 75.8, E(): 1.1e-19), which produces MSLSDVRVIPNLYDALASPPLSPQNLKPRTNPNSTRISPLALPIASNIPLISPRLGPVTSIVPVLPTDNTKIGGDDLDGDITINLDSKRLSFGTNPSIPRSLQPTQHPISVNDAVKHTGGLCIKIFNEPDSLTRERKGKMPVLSHLLCVGNGTVLSLVADKKYVYAGCQSADNEITVFSRSSLQPLYRLLGHQGSVLALLIIEEKKWLVSSSSAGDVRIWSTETLDLLYVIHPCDDTSGDIYSLAWDERAGGTLYFGSQSCSIEWINFGDFCTFHQRKISGSAAGTVHVVPNCTDSSSRPGPSQRSGRYKPHKFFDNPPENGCSGSSTPCSPFPSNTARKETFSKAELDQVSVNLLEQTRPATEIEVPAESRLAFAHYGYIYALHTLSRPNGDKWLVSGSGDSDVKIWECHPSGGITLVRQFNSLSGAVLSFAFRDDLLYAGLQAGEIAVWDLETGACIRTIEAHEEDVLVMSVLGGDVYTAAADGRVLRVNDEFDCTAAFKAHSGTVMSSTIVKSVKGDSWELITGGNDSYVKIWQVEAPKETLQSENVMDMEHGGDVMLYALSKLVAVPTISDDSHRERYVRRFECEAWLFTSSSCRQGAHLLKKILSQLGASSEVLCGEQGRNPLVLATFTGQDIGKPRKRILFYGHYDVQPAAEKRWITNPWELSGRDGYLYGRGVTDNKGPIMAVACAAASLRQRRELDVDLVMIIEGEEEAGSRGFASTVRAHKADIGHIDAILLSNSTWIDEEDPCVVFGMRGVVYANLSVESSEENLHNGVDGGATSEPMFDMVRVLGALSDAKGVKVPGFYDSVRPATDEEMSLLRDVSSACGRPLDELIRVWRQPSFSIASINSSGSGNKTVIPRRVSTDISMRIVPDQDLETIVKGLKQFCRETFQGLESPNKFDIQVTHTASWWLASLESPYFKALEASVQDVWGVRPLKIREGGTVPTVFWLEKEFGAPCVHLPLGQSSDAGHLANERMRLLNLRNGKRVIEAYLTRLASI; this is translated from the exons ATGTCACTATCCGATGTACGTGTAATCCCAAACTTATACGACGCTCTcgcatctcctcctctttctccgcAAAACCTCAAACCACGTACAAATCCAAACTCTACTCGTATTTCTCCACTGGCCTTGCCTATCGCCTCCAACATACCGCTGATCTCTCCTCGTCTCGGCCCTGTAACGTCAATTGTTCCGGTTCTACCAACCGACAATACGAAAATCGGTGGGGATGATCTTGACGGTGATATCACAATTAATTTGGATTCAAAACGTCTTTCATTTGGAACAAACCCTTCCATTCCTCGATCTCTTCAACCGACCCAACATCCCATCTCCGTGAACGACGCGGTCAAACATACCGGCGGACTCTGTATCAAAATATTCAATGAACCAGATTCTTTGACACGTgaaagaaaggggaagatgcCGGTACTCTCACACTTGCTCTGTGTGGGCAATGGTACCGTTCTGAGTTTAGTTGCAGACAAAAAATATGTCTATGCTGGGTGTCAGAGCGCCGACAATGAAATCACC GTATTCTCAAGGTCAAGTCTTCAACCATTGTATCGCCTACTCGGTCATCAAGGCAGTGTACTCGCTCTACTGATCATTGAGGAGAAAAAATGGCTTGTCAGTTCAAGTA GTGCCGGTGATGTCAGG ATATGGTCAACAGAAACTTTGGATCTGCTATATGTTATCCACCCGTGCGACGACACTTCCGGAGACATTTACTCCCTGGCATGGGATGAACGCGCCGGGGGTACACTTTACTTTGGGTCCCAATCGTGCTCCATCGAATGGATTAACTTTGGCGACTTCTGCACTTTCCATCAACGCAAGATCTCTGGCTCAGCCGCGGGTACAGTCCACGTGGTGCCTAACTGTActgactcttcttctcgtcctgGTCCATCTCAACGATCAGGCCGCTACAAACCTCACAAATTCTTTGACAACCCCCCGGAAAACGGTTGCAGCGGTTCCTCCACCCCTTGCTCCCCGTTTCCATCCAATACCGCTCGAAAAGAAACTTTCTCCAAAGCCGAATTAGATCAAGTCAGCGTAAATTTGCTTGAACAAACACGCCCGGCTACAGAGATTGAAGTTCCAGCCGAATCCCGTCTTGCCTTTGCGCATTATGGCTACATCTACGCTTTACATACCCTCTCGAGACCTAACGGTGATAAGTGGCTAGTAAGCGGTAGCGGTGATTCCGACGTCAAGATCTGGGAATGTCATCCATCAGGCGGTATCACTCTTGTCCGTCAATTCAATTCTCTCTCTGGTGCGGTACTCTCTTTTGCGTTTCGAGATGACCTGCTTTATGCCGGTTTGCAGGCAGGAGAAATTGCAGTGTGGGATCTCGAAACAGGGGCTTGTATACGTACGATCGAAGCGCACGAGGAAGACGTACTCGTGATGAGTGTGTTGGGTGGCGATGTGTATACTGCCGCGGCCGATGGGAGGGTGTTGAGGGTGAATGACGAGTTTGATTGTACGGCGGCTTTCAAGGCACATAGCGGAACCGTGATGAGTAGCACGATCGTAAAAAGTGTTAAAGGAGATTCGTGGGAGCTCATCACAGGTGGGAATGATTCTTATGTCAAG ATTTGGCAAGTAGAAGCACCTAAAGAAACTTTGCAATCCGAAAATGTAATGGACATGGAGCATGGGGGTGATGTGATGCTCTACGCTTTATCCAAACTTGTTGCAGTCCCGACTATAAGTGATGACTCCCATCGTGAAAGGTATGTGAGACGATTCGAATGTGAGGCATGGTTATTTACTAGCAGTAGCTGTCGACAAGGCGCACATCTACTGAAAAAGATCCTCTCCCAACTCGGCGCTTCTTCTGAAGTT CTCTGTGGAGAACAAGGAAGGAATCCTCTCGTCCTCGCCACTTTTACCGGTCAAGATATCGGCAAACCTCGAAAACGTATTCTCTTCTACGGACACTACGACGTCCAGCCCGCCGCTGAGAAACGCTGGATAACCAACCCATGGGAACTATCTGGTCGAGACGGCTATCTATATGGTCGTGGTGTCACCGATAATAAGGGCCCCATCATGGCTGTTGCTTGCGCTGCCGCTTCGTTGAGACAGCGTCGTGAATTGGATGTCGATCTGGTCATGATCAttgaaggcgaagaggaagcaggCTCACGAGGATTTGCCTCTACCGTCCGTGCTCACAAGGCTGATATCGGACATATCGATGCCATTCTCTTGTCCAACTCGACTTGgattgatgaggaagatccTTGTGTGGTGTTTGGTATGCGAGGCGTGGTCTACGCCAACCTGTCGGTAGAGAGCAGTGAAGAGAACCTGCATAACGGTGTAGACGGTGGTGCGACCAGTGAGCCGATGTTTGACATGGTCAGGGTTTTGGGAGCGTTGTCAGATGCCAAGGGCGTCAAAGTGCCTGGGTTCT ACGACTCTGTTCGACCTGCCACCGACGAAGAGATGTCTCTCCTCCGAGATGTTTCCTCTGCTTGCGGCCGTCCCCTCGATGAACTCATCCGAGTTTGGCGACAGCCTTCGTTCTCCATTGCCAGTATCAACTCGTCAGGTTCTGGAAATAAAACCGTCATTCCTCGAAGAGTGTCGACGGACATCTCAATGCGAATTGTACCAGATCAAGATCTAGAGACTATCGTCAAAGGCCTTAAACAGTTCTGCAGAGAAACTTTCCAGGGATTAGAATCGCCTAACAAATTCGAC ATCCAAGTCACCCATACCGCCTCCTGGTGGCTTGCATCGCTTGAATCGCCATACTTCAAAGCCCTCGAAGCTTCGGTACAAGACGTCTGGGGTGTCAGACCGCTCAAGATTCGTGAAGGTGGTACGGTCCCTACTGTGTTCTggctggagaaggaattCGGAGCGCCTTGTGTGCATTTGCCTTTGGGTCAGAGTTCGGATGCAGGCCATTTGGCAAAcgagaggatgaggctTTTGAATTTGAG GAACGGTAAGAGGGTGATCGAGGCATATCTCACGAGACTC